AATAATTGAATCTTTGGCTATCACTTGAAGTATTGACAAtgcatttttcttttgctttccttGTATACAGGGGCTCTAATATGAAAGATATGTGCAGGAGGTTGTGATAGCAAGTTGAGTGAAATTGCTTTGGAAATATTGCTAGAAATATTTCCAATTCTTTTTTCGTTATCAAGAATTAAGCTGCCGAACTTGCTCATTTCATACCATAAAAATCCGAAAAGGGATTTCAGTAGTTCTTTGCAATGAATtctgttttctttcctttaccTAGCTGCCAGTTTCTCTTACCTTGTCGTCAAAAACAACCCCAATGCATTCTAACCAACCGTGTCTGTCATCGGAACACCTACGtctctcctctttctctttcaTTTCCCTTTCTTTCACATCATTCTTTGCGTGCTCGCTTATCACCTGTTGGTGCTACAGTTCCATCAGATGAAGGAGTAGTTACTGAAGGAGTGGTGTCTGTAATCAACTTTGAAGATTTTGCTGAGAAAGATTGGTCATTTCTTGATTCAGATAATTTCAGTTCTGAAGAAGATAGGCTAAAGGTTGATCGCATTATATCCGCAGGAGAGATTCAAGAAACATCTAGGGTTATGGTTTCAGTTGGTTCTGAAGCATTTGTGGATCAATTGGTGGAATCATCACCATGCAGTCTGTTGCTTGTTGTCCATGATTCACTTTTTGTGTTGGCCGGcattaaagaaaaatatgacAAGGTTAAGTGTTGGCAAGGAGAATTGATATATGTACCTGATAAGTGGGCTCCTTTAGATGTTGTGTTTCTCTATTTCCTTCCAGCCGTGCCCTTTAACCTTGGACAGGTGTTTGGGGCAGTTGCAAACTGTTTTTCTCCAGGTAATTTTCATAATTGGATCAATATTTCTTTGCATAGATGTCATGTGCTATTTTACTGATTCTTAATGAAGTGTTATTTATTGCCTTGGAGTACTATCTTTTGTTAGATGACTTAGTGAGGGTCCTATATTCTCTTAATATGTGTACTTTCCTATCTAAAACCAAACATTGTGAGTTTCATATTAGAAATACAaaagtgaagaaaagaaaagtttggAGACGGAATTCTAGCATTGGCTGCTGCATTCTTTGACAGCTCATAGTTCTGAGTTTTTCTGTTTCTTGTTTAGGTGCAAGACTGGTTATCAGCCATCCCCAAGGAAGAGATGTTTTAGAGAAACAACGGCAACAATATCCAGATGTTATAACTTCTGACTTGCCTGAGAAGAGAACTCTAAAGGAAGTTGCAGCAGAACATTTTTTTGAATTAACTGACTATGTCGATGAGCAGGGCCTTTATCTTGCTGTATTGAAGTTTGTGGGGGCAAGTTGATGATGGATGTAAACATCACAATTTCATTAGCAAGGAACAGTGGATTCAACTCTATGGATTCAAATTTATATGTTTCAACCGGCTTTTAGTCCATTTATTGACTATGCAAAGTTTTGATGATTTAATTCTTTTCAGCACTACAGCCTGCATCCCAGTTTCGGGTTTTTGAATAAGTTCCCCTCTTGTTATTTTGCCATTTTGATTTTGGCTCAAGTGAGTTGGGAGTGGGATGAGTACTGGGTTGGAGGTCCAAAAAGATTTCTGATCAACCAGATTGGAATTTAATTGTTGCCAAGTTGAAAGTAGATTTCACATGTCTATCTTCTGGTCTGGAGGATTGGATTAAGTGTGAGACCACCTACCATTTCATCAAAAACTGAAGTCCCACTTCAACTATTTTGCAGGCCATTGCAACTATAACATGAAAACATTGGCCCTTTCTGCATACAACTAGCCAGCACGTTAAGATCATCTCTGGCCGACAACAAAAAGACAACGAACTTGAGAGttaaaaagataaaattgaAAGTTTATCAATGTACTATTGGAATCTGCAATGCATCAATGTACAGTATGTACTATTGCGATAGTTTGTCACTGCACAAATTAACGTATGGAGTTGCACTGTTGTATGTAGTTTACTATCACCATAAAGAGTCATATTTTTACTACCAAAATTTAATATATTGATACattaaaaaagtaaaagaacATAACACAATGATATGTTAAATGGTTTGAAACTACGGAATCTCTTCTCTGCACCCAGCAGTGCAAGCAACTCATAACACCTATTAGGTGATCTTAGCCCTTGATATATGTAGTCAACTCTTTTTTTAATAACCAAAAAGTGTACTTGATATTATCCAGTCATTCATTCATACTGGTACAAGTGCACTTTGATGCTCTATATCTCTTAACGTGTCAGGTGAATCAtttgcaaaatgtcaaattgTCACAAaggccgtgaaaaagaaatttgagatcttcatatgcttttcataaaaaCAATTGAAAGTCAAAAATGAACTCATTTTGGAATAAATGTTATCGGATGCTCTTAGAAAACAAGTGAAATTCAATGTAGACTAATCGATTTGGTTATAAGGGATCTTAGGAGCCAAGAGGAGACGAATAGTCTCATCTTGATATTTAAGGTTGAACACTATGTCCATCTTGATTAATGACAGGTACACCGAAATCTGAAACATCCATCTCCAAGTTCCAAAACCACCAGATGCATATAACCATGCCTGCACTTCCGTTTCAATTTCAAAAGAAATGGATGTCAATGAAATGTAAACCAGATTGTCCAGGGCCCTGGGGGTGATAAGAGACTTGCTGTAAACTAATTCGAAGATTTTATGCAACAGGAGAAAGAATTACAGTATGCATAATAATAACAAATTGCATAGTAGAATACCAAAATGAAATTGATTCTCAAAAAGTTTGCaccaaggaaaataataaatcaCTTCCTCATCATAAGTCCAATAATTGTCATCACTCATCAGCAACAGAATTCCACTAATTAACTGACTGTTTTTAGGAGGCACAAAATCCCAAAACAGAATTCAAAAGCTATGATTGTATGGCTGCAAAATATCAAGAAATTTTCATACCAATAAATTCATCTTCATTAATAATAAAAACCTGACCTCTACAGAACCTTCAAACATTGTAACACTCTTCAACCTTTTTGCTCTCTTACTATAGGAAAAACAAATGGGACAAATTGAATAACTGTAAAGAAACTATAAGctaaaattggaacttttcaGAGGAAGATTATTGTGTACCAAAAACCAAGCACCTCAAACCTTCATTACCAGATAAGAAGACAGGGACTGAATTCCTGAACAGCCACCTCATACCTTCTTAGTACTACATTAGAAGAATGTAAACCTCATGCCATTGCTTGCTGCAAACAGGTTGTATTCTTCCATAGTAGCCTCCTTATTGCATGCATGATCATTCTCAATATGATCTGAACATTTTATAGGAAAATCCCGAACAATCTCTTCTTGCGAAGGCATAGAATTTGAATTACATCCACTTGAAAGAGCAACGGGACCACCAAAATGGAATAAAGAAAAGCCACCGTTGTCCATATGTAATTTGCCAGAATTATCATCATGTGCTCCTTCTCCACTTGACGCTGCTTGCATAGAATGATGTCCAGTTCCATCCAAACTCTCTGTATTAGCTTCATTAGGAGATTCTTGCACACCTGACTTGGAAATTTGGGACTGCTCCTCCGTATTGATGAGTGGTTGATACATTGGAACCGCGGTAGGCGTAAACAAGGGAGTAGGTAGCTGCTGCATAGGACTATACTGCATGCAGAAACCTGAGTTTCCATTAATACCATACCCAAGGGGGCTAGCATATAAATAGTGGTTGGGATGAGTAAACGGCAATAATCCATTGGTTGGAGCAGGCGGCCATGAAACTGGACTTTGGTGATAGTAACCCATGGTCGAAGGAGCTTGAAACACAGGAAAGTGTACATTTTGGTTTTGCATCGTAGGAAGCATGCTTTGCTGCTGGGAACCCAAGCTAGCAGCAGATATTCCATTATCAAAACTCTGAACATTTGTCAATGGATTAGTCCCCCCATTCGGTGGAAGACCTGTCAATTCCCTGCTTTCTGTAAGCTCCCTTCTCTTCACATTCGGATTATTCTCAATACCAACTTCATTGCACTCTGTAAAACCATTTGGAATGCATACAGAAGTTTCTTTTCCTCCTGATTGCTGGCTCGCATCTTCTGAATCTGAGGTGGATGAAGATTCCTGATTTCCATGATTAGATGAGGTCGTGTTGCTGTCCCCCTCACTTAGGCATGATGAGCAATTATCAGAATTAGAAGTGCTGTTCACAATGGGATCAGATATTCCATTCTCCTCATAAGAACCTTGCATCGAGTTGCAAGAATCCGGTGCTCTTGTACAAAGTCCATTCTGGCAACTGACATCCATTTCGACACTGCACATGCTAGATTCCTTTGAATTATTATCCTCATAAATTTCACCTGTATCTGCGCCAACTTCACCCCTACATAAGTCACCAGATGACTTGACGATTTTACTTGTAGGTTCTTCGGCCTTGAAAGCAGATGAACTTAAGGTAACATCAGAATCTGAGTTACTCCGAGGATACTTTTTCTGTGCCTCCATGGGCTCCCAAATTTTCTTGGGATGAAGCAAATCTCTAGAAGGATTGTCCCCAGAATTGACTTTGCTTTTGGGCCTTGCACAACTATCACGCATGTCCATTTGGTTATACCTATTACCACGATAGAATTGCTTGGACATATCTAATGCAGATTCTGACTTGCTTGCAGTTTTGGTCTCCCAGCACACTCTGGCAGGAAAAACATGTGGCTCAACCTTCGCCCTATATTCGGTGCTCTTGTTGCAGCTGCAAGAATTGAAGTCATATCTGTCACTCAGCCTGTTGCTAGAACAGGGAAACTTGTCGGTAAACTTAGGACCACAATGTCGACCATTCAACTTTGGGCCATTTACTCTTAATTGCCTGTTTGATCCATTAATGCCCCTTGCTGGAGTCTCAAAACTATCACCACTACATCTCGACTCAGATCTATTAACCACAGGAGCAGCATCAGAAACAGCAGCATACCGGCGTCTGTCAGACCACTTCAATGATGTATCCTGTTGAACTTCTCTCCTAAATTTTAATCTCCGTCGGGAAAACTTTGATTGCTCAACTGTAAAAGAATCTGTACCACCTTTCCCATTGGTAATTTCCCCATCAGGACTTTCAAAGCAGGGGTCgtcgaattttgaaataatgaAACCATTTTGGAATTGTACATCTGGAATTTCAGGAGAACCAGGCCTAGATAGAACACTCTCACCAGCTTCACTAACTGAATCCATGCAGCTAATGGTACTATTGGGGTCCTCATCAACAATCAGAGATGATTCTTCCTTTGAGGAAACAGGGTAAACAGGCATTTCATATTCTTCGGAACCTTTCTGATCTTTGTCCTTTTCTTTCCCTTTCATTCTCTCCTTTCTTCGcagttttttctctctttcttttgtcCTTCTCCTCTCCTtgcgttcttcttcttcacgcttttctttttcctcctcttctaGAAGTTTCATCTGTAGGGAAAAATTACAGATGTCAGTATTTCTCCTGAAAATGGGCTCTCCTAGTTTTCCTCCCTAATATCTTATCtgtaaatataacaaaatataagacCTGCTTTTCTAGAGTAATTATATCTTTGCAAGCAACATGGACTCGTTCTTCCAGAAGCTTTAGTGCAAGACAAACAAAGATGCTATGTGCATTTTGGCGTGCTGTTCCTTCTCTAAATGCTTTCTCCACCTGAAAAGACAGCATTCACAATCAAACATGGAATATGTATTCTTTTAATCACATACAATGTGCATACTGAGACATATGCCAGTATCATACAAGCAAATAATGAATAGTTTCACGATGTTGCCAAcacatcttttttcttcttttagaaATATAACAGTATGGTGCGAAGACATCTTTATTGGTGCCCAGAAATCAAACTTCAGAATCTCTGGTACAAGGACAAATTATAAACATTTTTGTAGCCATTCAACTTTCATATTTCCtccttccttttttattttttattttttcatttttttttttttgtaagattGAAACCTGAAAGTcgaacctagttcctccaaggAAATGCAACTTAAAAAACAGCTAATAGAAGCAAAAGGTTAACGTATGATCACCCAAAAATTTAACTAGTTTATGAAAACAAGATCAGCAAACTGAACGTGCCTGTTCCTTGAAAATAACAGTTGCAGCATCTAGAAGAAATTCTCGAGCAAGTTCAGGACTCTTCGCATGTTTTTGTGGACGGGAGCATTCTCCATCCAAATCATTTCCATCCTTGTCCATGGAATCATCATCCTGAAAGAATCCATCAGATAAAATGATCGATCAGTTTAATCCTCACTAGACAGAAGTCTGGTTTGCCGGAGAGAAGGTAGATAAGAAGCTTTCGGAATCTAAactacctcttcttcctctgcttCTTCAGCATGCTCAAAAAACCTTCTGATACTTTCTCCTCTTGTAATTGTTACATAGCCATCCCCCACTATAAGCCTGCAGTGAACACATTGTTGACCCTTCAAAGCATGGGCTTTTACAGAAAGCTCAGTGCAACGACCATCTAGTTTCCAAGCCCTCAGGGTGATAAAGCAGGCACTTAAACCACCAAGATCAAGGCCATTGACCTTAACACTCCCGTTCATGCCAACattttcaaattccaaaatGTCTGATTTTCCCTCGCCTGTTCCAACTGCCCACTCAAAGTGATGATACGTCCCAACAGTGTCTGCAAAAGTATGGCGCCAATCAGCTTGTACCATGCCATCAGATACCTGCAATAAAATACATGAGACCAAACACTTTATCTATCTATATttctcaaaaaacaaaaacaaaaaacaaaaaagggtcACATTAACTACACTTCATATAAAATATTGAAATAATAATTAGATGAGGCTGCAGAAATATATGGTCCAGCTATCAAGATTAATTATCTGATCAAGTTTCTCTTGGATGACTGACTTGGAGAAAACAACAGCCACAACAGAAAACAGAGAAAACTCGAGCATTAACAAAATATATGATGCCACACCTCATATTGGAAGGTAGTATCAGCAACACAAAACCAATTAGTGCAGCGAGGTTCCTTCCGCAAGCGCTTCAGCTCCTTTAGCTCCTTGAACTCACGGATAACATTTCTTCTGCAATCTCTGCAAAATCTCTTGCTATCAAACCTGTAACAAAAATATGATTAATAGACAAACTCAAAGAATCTCAGATGGTCTTATTAGAATAGTCAACATGCATTAAGAGGAATTGATGAGGACTTTGGAGATATCACAACTTAAGGAACTAACTGATCTACAACATAACTCCTCGTTGATCAGTTCTAATTGGGACCAAAAAAATCTACAACTTCAGGCAAGATACAAAATGTGAACATTTGTGAGTGACAACACACTGGTTGTTTAATTTTTTGCACACAATGAAATAAATCCAGGAAAGAACAACTAGAGCATAGAGTTGTGAGAATAAAACAACATTATGCCAGTCATTGGGAATAGGGCATCCGTTTCAAAAATTTTAGGCCATCAAGTGTCATGCCATAAATTACAACATGtgatttcaaattgttttctttCAACTAGAAAAGAGAACATCCACAAGACTAAAGGTCCATCAACATAGACAAGCAAGCAACCAAATGAAATGAAACAAGCCGGCCACAGTAAAGGGAACATAGCTAAGGTGCCCACAAGGAGGCCTCAAGTCTAAAGGTCCATCAACATAGACAAGCAAGCAACcaaacaaaatgaaacaagcCGGCCACAGTAAAGGGAACATAGCTAAGGTGCCCACAAGGAGGTAATCAATCTCATTTAGTCCCAAATAAAATCCAACTCTTTCTTCCTACCTTCTATTCCTTTCTATCTAGACAACCTAGACAGAGGCCAGTACAAAAAAGCATCCCAAAAATACCTCTATCTTTCGTGGAAAGACCCAATCCAAGCTTCAGATCTCTATTGACTAATGAGCAAGTTTAAAGGATATGCTCGCCTGATTGGTTTACTCAATGATCACCAATGAGAACAAAACAGATGGATTCTCTTGTTAAGCATATCACAAGTACTAATTTTACAGAGAAacacagaaaataaaaagattaaAATCTAGTAGCTCTTCGAGTCTTCCCAACTATGTCATTATGACCAGAAATCAGATCTCTAACATCATGAGAAAAAGGGGCTAATTATTAATAATCCTTTCTCTCCTCATTCACTTTTTAATCCTCCTTCCAAGATTGGAGAATCCTACCTTTTAGAATGCAATAGACATCAAGGGATATTGTTTATCACGCACCACAACAACCACTTACCAAACAACACTTGCTTTCTTTTTATAAGTTACCAATAGCTAAACCTTCCCTCATCACTTCCCTCCTTCAGTTCTCAATCCTCCTAACCGCCTATTTTGGTAATTTCATAAGAGAAATGAAATGTGTTGGGAGGCTACTCAAAAGTCCTCCATACCTCCTTTCTAGTATTTAAATTATCCAAAGTTGTGGTCCAAGCATTTCATAGATACTACAGATGCTATACAGGCTCCATCATCAAGTGGTCCACTATGACAAGTCCATCTCTCAATCCCTTGGACCAAACACTGAGATCAGGAAGATACATATATAGAGCAAAAGTAATCTTTATATAAGAGCATGCTTGCCCCTAAAAAGATTACTTTCTTTTAACTCAACTGCATATATCTGCTTCGGAATTTGAAACACCTATCATTAACTTAATTGGAGATTGAACCCAAGTACAGAGTAATCTAAGAAACGAGTATGTGTCAGCCCTATCTTTTTCTTTGATGCCCAGAAACCCTTCAAAACTGCTTTGCTGACCCAAATTCGAGAATGGGTCTCCTATGTAGCCCTGCAATCTTTAGGAGACAGAAACTCTAACTGGTACCTAGTTCCTTGAACGGGAAAGCAAATATCTGCGTGAGCCATATGTCAACAGTGCACTAGCTAATATTGGACATATGTTATAGGTAAAAGACATTCCTCTTCCCAGTCTGTTTTAGCAGTCTGAACGTACTCAATATCAGTCGGCACTAACTATGCAGTTCCAATAACAGAAACTTGCTCCAATACCCATTACTAAATATATAATGCTCACACTGTTTTATATTGAACTTTCATGCAGAGAAGATAAAAGAAGTAGCCAAACACCTGTACATGAGCCTCTCAATGAAATCCTCTTCCTTCATCCTAAGAAGAGACTGCCGAGTTTCTTCTCCAAGTGCGGACCAGAAATCCACTAATGTATCACAAGAAAGCCTGGCAGTGTGCAACGCACATGTTTCCCGTGTTCCATGTCCTCTGCCATAACTCGCCATTCCTTGGCTTATCCAACCTCGACCTCCCCCACCACAGGCATCAGGATAAAGTAATTCACGTTCTCGCTCCCTTGCACGTGCACTGTCAAACACCTGATTCAAACAGCACATCAGCTACTTGGATGAAAATGGATAATACTTTGATCTcatgaataaaaaaattaagagaACTTACATTTTGAAGCCCCTTGAGGGACTTACAATACAAGTAGCAATCCATGAGTGTTAAAGACCCCTCACGTGTAATGGTTAGACCACCCCAAGGATGGACAGATGGATCAGGGATTTCATCATGGCACCCATTAGTAATGCTTGTACCGTCCTTTTGACTTTTTGAGACCTTTGATCTGTTGCAGGAAAGTTGCCCACCTGCACCCTCCTGCTTCAAAGACTTTCCATACATGACAATCTGCAAAAAGCCTTCAAGCAGTAACCCATTGCATCTAGAGCAGTACATGTTCTTACGAGCTTGTTCAAAAAGGGTGTGCTTGTCAATCCTGAGAAGTTTCTGCCGAGCTTGTGGTGACAGCTCACTCCAAAACTATGTCCATAGTAAAAATCACTTTGTCAGGGACTAGTGCCGTCATTCAATGAgtcaaaaatgaaagaaaaaaattataatttatctCAGATTACTACCAAGGCACTTTCTCCTTCAAGCCAATTGAAGGAACCAGAGTTTTGAATCAGCAAAACTAGGGAAATAATATCAAGATTTAACAAGCACATTTTTTCTACCTATCAAAGTTCCTTTAGCAAGCGTCTGTTTTGGTTCCTTTAGCATGTGACTATGTAAACGATACACTAAACTAAGCGAGGGTGCATTACACTTGGTATAACCAGATGCTCCGCTTTAATTAGCACCCCAGGAATAACGAAAAGTGCAGCGTTTCTTTCATttgttttatgtgtttatccGTCATGACCTGAGCTATTCGGGCACAGAATCCTGATTCACAAACTCTTGATACACTTGACATTACTCAATAACCACACATACACATGTTCGGCGGATCCAGAATTAAACAAAACACTGATATTCCAATCGAAAACTAACCCTTCCAACACACAGAGAGAAACTCAACAACACCTCCATCAAATTATAAGATCCAATTCAAACTCTAATCACCCACAAAACTCATCAAAACGAAACACAGCGCACAAAAGTGATCCATACCAATCTCAAACCCATTGGGCAAGCATATATTCAATGAATTCGAGTACCTTCTGGAGCTGATTGTAGCTGACATCGTCGCGATGCTTGGACCAAAACCCATTGGGGGAGGAGAGTGTGTAAATGGGGGAAGCCCCATCACTGAATTGGTCGTCCCTGTGAGCTAAGCCAGGCATTTTGGGTTCAAGCTCTCATAGAATTCTCATCCACGCACCATTTCGGGTTCACGGATCCAATCCGATCAAAAACCAAGCATTCGATCAAAACCGGGACTGGAGAACGGAATTGAATCAATGGAGGATCAATTTGGGAACGATAGATCGACGAGTCGGACAATCGTGGATCGAAACGAACAGCGCTGGAGGTGAATCGGATTGGAATGGTGGGTTGGATTGAATTGGATTGGAATGGGAGGTATTAGTGAGGAAGAGAGATTCAGATAGAGGAAAAGGAGGGACGTGAGGGGGGTTTtggtttggggggggggggacgaTGAGATTTGGTGCTGCAGCGCTGCTTTGTATGTatttgtagagagagagaatggactCATTGTAAGGGAGAAACGCGGTTAAAAACCATATCACCTTAACGTTACGGTTCAACattgttaatcatgtttttcttaaatattatatatatattttacttcTTTATTTCTTGTCTGAAATATAGGAATGAAATTGTGTAGTTGATAGTTTTGACCCTTTTGATGAATTCAAGATTGTGAGAAAAGAGAATGATGTCAttaattgtcattttgatgtaatttgtGGTTAGTCAGAAATGCACGTGGTAAAAGGGTTAAAAACAACGGAGACTAGGGATGGTAAATAGGTTAGAGTTGGGATTAGCTTTAAGAGTTTTGATTCTCACCAAGATATTGTACCTAGTGTGTCAACATCAagttaattagttttttttctttttcatttcatcATATTGTAAGTTGTGACTATACATCAAAATTTTAACTTAGTAATCGTCTCATAAACGCTAATTGAACAATTTATAACATTATAATTGCTTCATAAATGCTTATTAAATGATAAGTGTTTACATAATTGATACATGATCAGACGCTTTTAGGATCGGAATTGCAATTCTTTACTTTCTTTTCATAAAGGGCAAAATTTAAACCTAGGACTAACCACCAGActaaccaccacaggtggtaaGAGCCTCTAGGTGTGGAACCTCCACACCCGGATTTGAATCTCGCTGATACTGATTAGAGTTACATTTCAatctattcttggtggccagagaggaggaagagttATAACATGATCCCCCGACATGaattagtctctgggcctaggaagctttTGAGAAACTATGTGATCTAGTCAtgttgataaaaataaataaaataaaaaaaccaccACTAACTTTTAGTCCTCTTTTGTTTCATGGATTGGAGGCTTGAAACCGAAAAATGTTTTTCCTTACTTGGTAAGTGCAACACACGGAAAGAGATTCCTAATGTAAggaaaaataaagggaaaatgtccatttacccaaatttgagttacactaacctcatttacccaaacatcttataagattgcccacttgcccaacaaattacatattttttgccctaattcccaattaagttattttttaaattattatttttttttttttgggataattttgccctctctccctttgtcacttagagagagagagacttcacCGGACTCCGGAATCCAGTGACCGACCGCTAAAATTCGATGACCGACCGCTGGAATCCGGTGACCGGTCACCGGCAGCTGAAATCCAGCGACCAGTGTCCTGTTTTATTGCACCTCAATAAACTGTTTATTAaccccaataaattttttattgcctcccaataaactttttattgccccccaatagaaatTTATTGGGGTTAATAAAAGTCTCTGGCGACCTTTTTGAGAACTTCCGGCAACCTCCGaaccggtgaccggagtccggTGTcctattttattgcccccccaataaactttattgtccccaataatacccaataaacattttattgccccccaatcaactttataaaaatttattgggaggTAATAAAAGTCTCTGGTGACCTGTTTGGAAACCTCCTGCGGCCGGTTACAGGTGACTGGATTCTGGCGGCCGATTACCAGAGTCTGGAgaccggcgaccggtgaccggattctggcAACAGGTGATAGCAGTCAGGCGAGGTCTtcaatgatttttttaattatttaaagggcaaacttgtctttttacatttaaattgggtaagtggacaCACAAATCTTTTAGCGAAGTAAGTGGACATTTATTGGAcccaaattgggtaaatggtcaaGAGCCCAAAAATAAGAGGGAAATGATCCTACTTGGgaattcttttctcttctcattTCTTCAACATATAATAATTGTAATATCAATCTTGTCCCAAAGTAATATAATAGATTTTATTGCTTCCCATTGTTAGCGATTATCACTGTGTGAATCATAATGTCTTATCCCCGTGTGAATTATAATGTCTTATCCCCATGAAAATAACAAATGAATATTTTTCCCCATTAAAATCAATCACTAATATTTACATAATTAGCAAATATCACTGATTTTCATACATAAATgtgattttatatattttattttttgagttgTGAGGATGACTTCAGAATGAGCAGGACATAGTgatttttttgggttttaacACTCTAAACATGCATTTAGAGTAGTTGAATACGACCGAGCTGCTGTATAATAGTCTTTGTGGTACAACACACCAATTTTCAATTCCATAAACCTCCAGAAGGGCTAAACGGACGAGATAGTGTGTAATATCTTTTGTGTCGTGACACCGGCTCTAGGAAGTATGACATTAAATGAAAACTATCACTAATCCTTACCAGTTGTTGGTGATATTATTTTCTAGTGAGAATGTAGTTGGCTTCATGTCTAGTTATCAAATTTGGTATTTGAACCATATACTACTCATACATCTACCAATATTTACATTGGCGAATGTTTTACTTATTTAGTCAGGATATAATTTTATTCAACTATAGCTTATCATataaatgattttcaaacctaATTAGGGTTGTTGTTCCATGTTGTGCATATGAGGATGAATCAAGCTCACCCTTACCGCAGTTACATTTGTAGCTATTGTGCACAAGAATTCAAAAGAAG
Above is a genomic segment from Rosa chinensis cultivar Old Blush chromosome 3, RchiOBHm-V2, whole genome shotgun sequence containing:
- the LOC112193900 gene encoding uncharacterized protein LOC112193900 isoform X1, with the translated sequence MPGLAHRDDQFSDGASPIYTLSSPNGFWSKHRDDVSYNQLQKFWSELSPQARQKLLRIDKHTLFEQARKNMYCSRCNGLLLEGFLQIVMYGKSLKQEGAGGQLSCNRSKVSKSQKDGTSITNGCHDEIPDPSVHPWGGLTITREGSLTLMDCYLYCKSLKGLQNVFDSARARERERELLYPDACGGGGRGWISQGMASYGRGHGTRETCALHTARLSCDTLVDFWSALGEETRQSLLRMKEEDFIERLMYRFDSKRFCRDCRRNVIREFKELKELKRLRKEPRCTNWFCVADTTFQYEVSDGMVQADWRHTFADTVGTYHHFEWAVGTGEGKSDILEFENVGMNGSVKVNGLDLGGLSACFITLRAWKLDGRCTELSVKAHALKGQQCVHCRLIVGDGYVTITRGESIRRFFEHAEEAEEEEDDDSMDKDGNDLDGECSRPQKHAKSPELAREFLLDAATVIFKEQVEKAFREGTARQNAHSIFVCLALKLLEERVHVACKDIITLEKQMKLLEEEEKEKREEEERKERRRTKEREKKLRRKERMKGKEKDKDQKGSEEYEMPVYPVSSKEESSLIVDEDPNSTISCMDSVSEAGESVLSRPGSPEIPDVQFQNGFIISKFDDPCFESPDGEITNGKGGTDSFTVEQSKFSRRRLKFRREVQQDTSLKWSDRRRYAAVSDAAPVVNRSESRCSGDSFETPARGINGSNRQLRVNGPKLNGRHCGPKFTDKFPCSSNRLSDRYDFNSCSCNKSTEYRAKVEPHVFPARVCWETKTASKSESALDMSKQFYRGNRYNQMDMRDSCARPKSKVNSGDNPSRDLLHPKKIWEPMEAQKKYPRSNSDSDVTLSSSAFKAEEPTSKIVKSSGDLCRGEVGADTGEIYEDNNSKESSMCSVEMDVSCQNGLCTRAPDSCNSMQGSYEENGISDPIVNSTSNSDNCSSCLSEGDSNTTSSNHGNQESSSTSDSEDASQQSGGKETSVCIPNGFTECNEVGIENNPNVKRRELTESRELTGLPPNGGTNPLTNVQSFDNGISAASLGSQQQSMLPTMQNQNVHFPVFQAPSTMGYYHQSPVSWPPAPTNGLLPFTHPNHYLYASPLGYGINGNSGFCMQYSPMQQLPTPLFTPTAVPMYQPLINTEEQSQISKSGVQESPNEANTESLDGTGHHSMQAASSGEGAHDDNSGKLHMDNGGFSLFHFGGPVALSSGCNSNSMPSQEEIVRDFPIKCSDHIENDHACNKEATMEEYNLFAASNGMRFTFF